The sequence CATGGGCTCCTAATCTTAGAATTAAACGTATTTAGTCTTCCTAGGCAAGAAATCTACAAGTCATAGGAGTATATGTTGTGTATACTATAGTTGATTGCCTGCATAAATCGATGtgtaattttctttcaacCGATAACTAAAATTCGTTCGTGTTTATTCCATGAAGGTTTTTATTCTCAAGAAAATAGCGTGCtgtattttgtaaaattgtGCCGAGTGTGTTAGCTTGAACCTGCACAGAGCTCCAGTCCTTGATTGCAATAGTGTCCCTGATTTCAGGGAACGTCCATGAACGAAGTGGGTCACCTTTGTCGACCCAGAGTTTTGGCCCGAAGATAACGTTCTTGTAAAAGGTTCTATCCATTAACCCTTCCTCCAAACATTGGGTAACGCCTATTAGGGAAAGTAGGTAGTTCCATGACCAACGATTAATGGCAATGATAGTGGGTTCTATATATGTACCGGCTCCATACATAAGCTCTGTCCATTCgcttttccatttttcgAACTGCAGTTTAGTGTTTTCCCACAATGTTGTGCCCAAAAAGACTTCGTCAAAGTTTACCGTATCAGGACATTCTTTTTGGAGGTCTTTTAACGTAGTTGAAAGGAAATCTACGTAGTTCGATATGCTGAATGGGATGAATGGATCGTCAATGAGCTCGAGTGATTTTTCGACAAGATATAGCATTATCTCAGAAAGTACCTCTCCCTTCTTTTTGTCTCTTAGTTTATCTTTGATGAAATCGAATTTGTCTTCTACTGTGTAGATCGGATGTTCTCTATTCATGACTCCTGGAGATGAAATGATCGCAACTGGAATCCCTTGCGCTAGATACGGCGTCCAGTCGCCGAACTGGTGAACATTATCCACTTTAACGTTAAATTTACGGCTTGTCatgtttttttgaaaaagatctACTAGTAGCGGATGACATTGTATCTCTAAATTGTTACTATCATCCCATATACCGATTTGGCCGACGTCGATAATGGTGTATATTTCACTCTTCAATGCCTCTGTTCTCTTTTCCATCAGCTCCGTGGCTCCCGCTTCATTAAATTCAGAGCCCCCAAAGGAaatgaaatatatatttcttaGAGGCTTCCAGTCAAATTTGTAAACCATTTCTTGATATAATTGGATCAGAGACAGCAAAACGACGGTTCCAAAAGAAGGATACATAGTGCCATAACTAGCAGAGTTCCTCGGTGCAGCAATAACAATTGCCCTGCCCGCTTGTTCCGATCCTTCAATTTTACCAACTATATCGTGAACCGGGTGGCGTTCCCTAATTGCTGTTTGCACTAGTAGGTCAAGTCGACAATCGTTAAGCGACCCACTGaataaattattagaaAACTTTACGCCAGTGTCTGATAATATAGCTAGTATTTTATCTCCTTGATTGGCAGATATCGGTATGGATGGAATTTTGGGTAGGCACTTGGCTTCCGTAGCATCGATAGGATCTCTTATTGATCCTTCCCATTCAGGCGTAAGTGCATCACCAGTACCATACTGCGGCAACGCAACTGACTTCATTTGTATCACGTCTTTGTTGTCTTGATAAGGCTCAGAAATAAAGATAATTGCTTTCGCACCATATTCTTGAGCAGTCAACATTTGTTGGAAAACATAATCTCCGTAATGCACTAGTAAAATAAAGTCACCGTTTAAAAGCCCTTGATCTTGCATAGAAGCCATATCGTCCAACGATGCTTTATTAGCATAAATCACCGGTATGTTGTTCAATTGACCATTATGGCTCATTGGGTTAAAGTTCTCCTCATTTAAGGGAATATCAAACCCTTCTGTATCATCCTTTGAATATACACGAAGTGAGACATTTCCTGGGTAATTCGAATACGCCATGAACTCCTCTTCCCCAGCTAGCCttataccatttttgtCGAACGACTCTTTAATATAATGTCTAATAGCGGCATCACCACTTGTTCCTGACATGTGGGGCATACTACTAATATACTCTAAATCTCTTTCTATCTTTGAAAGGTCTATCGATTTCCGAGCATACTGTAAAAGGAGATCATGGTCCGAGAATGATCCATTTGAACCTCGAGCTTTTCCATTCGGTAACCTATCACTCGCAATAATCAACGCTGCAATGATAGACATCATCATGATGTAAAATATTCTCCTCATTACCATAACATTACCTATTTTACTTAAGAACAAATCGAATTTCTCAGAGGCCAGGGAAATCATTTGTGCTAGCGGATCCACtacatttttctttactggAATCACCACgttattttcaaaacacATACGAAATCGCTGGACTTTCTCACTAAAGGCTTCCGGAGCCTGCGGTTCTTCCATCCCCATCTCTTCCACATATACCGGGGGTTCTGATGGCATTCCTATAGCTTGCTCAAAGTCCTGCGAGTTTAGCTCATCTTGTGAGTTATTTGCTGGTTCTTCAACATTCGGAAGAGTAGTGTAGCCCCTAGTATTCACCATATCCTTTGTATACTCATATGCGAACTTGTCTAATACAATGTATACCAAAAATAACagcttgaaaaaaatctcaGGGTCTTTTCATTGAATAATCTCATTCTGCTATTTTAAGTTTTTCGTTTGCAACCCGAGACTGTCGAGCtagaaaatttcattgataCGATTTAAAAATAATCGATGCCAGTAATAGCCTCAAAAAACTTATGCAAAAATACGAGATACTATAAACTACAGCTTAGCTAACTCTAAcattattatataaaacaaTGGGCTTCAATATAGCGTATGTCTAGCTCACAGCATGTGTTCCAAATACATTAAAGAAGATctcttttgttgttgataCTAACCAGTAAAGTTGAGAGTTataacaatgaaaatagGATGCTGTGCGACTTTTTTTATCCACAGTTAGGTGGAGTCGAATTCCATATATATCATTTATCGCAGAAACTAATCGATTTGGGCCATTCTGTCGTCATTATAACTCACGCTTACAAAGATCGAGTCGGCGTACGACATCTTACCAACGGTCTAAAGGTCTATCACGTACCATTTTTTGTGATTTTCAGAGAAACCACTTTCCCCACtgttttttcaacatttccAATAATAAGGAATATTCTTCTCAGAGAGCAGATCCAAATTGTTCATTCTCATGGTAGCGCTTCCACGTTCGCTCACGAGGGAATTCTTCATGCTAATACTATGGGATTGAGAACTGTGTTCACGGACCATTCACTCTACGGTTTTAATAACTTAACGTCGATTTGGGTGAATAAGTTGCTAACATTTACCTTGACAAACATAGATCGGGTTATATGTGTTTCTAATACatgcaaagaaaatatgatTGTTAGAACAGAATTAAGTCCTGATATAATCTCAGTAATTCCCAACGCAGTGGTGAGCGAAGATTTCAAACCAAGGGATCCTACTGGTGGCACCAAGAGAAAACAAAGTAGGGATAAGATAGTGATCGTGGTCATCGGAAGGCTCTTTCCAAACAAAGGGTCCGATTTACTTACTCGCATAATTCCGAAAGTTTGTTCCTCACATGAAGATGTCGAATTTATAGTAGCGGGCGATGGTCCAAAGTTCATagattttcaacaaatgaTTGAAAGTCATAGACTACAAAAACGTGTGCAACTCTTAGGCTCTGTTCCACATGAGAAAGTCAGGGATGTATTATGTCAAGGTGACATATATTTACACGCTAGTTTAACAGAAGCATTTGGTACAATTCTAGTTGAGGCCGCATCTTGTAATTTGCTAATTGTAACGACACAAGTCGGAGGAATTCCCGAAGTGTTACCAAATGAGATGACTGTTTATGCAGAACAGACATCCGTTTCTGACCTTGTTCAAGCAACAAATAAAGCTATCAATATCATAAGAAGTAAAGCTTTGGACACTTCCTCTTTTCATGATAGCGTGTCTAAAATGTACGACTGGATGGACGTAGCCAAAAGGACAGTAGAGATATATACTAATATATCTTCTACTTCTTCCGCTGATGATAAAGATTGGATGAAAATGGTAGCAAATCTTTACAAAAGAGATGGAATCTGGGCTAAACATCTTTATCTGTTATGTGGAATTGTAGAGTAcatgctttttttcctcttaGAGTGGCTATACCCCAGGGATGAAATCGATCTAGCTCCAAAATGGCCCAAGAAAACAGTGTCTAACGAGACGAAGGAAGCAAGAGAAACTTAAACTTTACACAAAACAAAGGAATGTTGTATCCATTTATTTACTGTATTTGAATGTTATAGACCTGCTAGAATCACTCAGTCATTTGTAATATGTAACAACATTTTGAGATTTGAGTCGtatatttttcctcttGCGCTTTAAATACGAAATGTAAGAATGATCTCTTTCATGCCAGAGTTCATCTTCTGCCAAAGGTTGATCAAGCTTTAAATCTAAAATCCGTGAGGTACTCACGAAGTTGAACATTTCTATCCCCAAGGTGTCCAAACTGTGGTTGATATGTTCTTTGAATGGTTGCTTATTTTCCACAGCTGGAAGCTCGTCTAACCAGCTGAAATCGATGCTCACTCGTTTCTGCTCTTTTATTTGTCGTCTTATGGTTTCTCTCAATTCCATGATTTCCGAAACTAAATTTACTCTATCTACTTTCTCTCTGTCtaaataaattttgttcAACGTATTATTATCCTTTATTTGATATAGTTTGAGCTCcatattcttcaaacgGTTTACTAggttgaaattttcttctttcagcTTGTTAAGAATTTCTGTTTTGCCACAATTTTCCtcatttttgttatttaaCTCTACTTTGAGTGTTTTGATATTCTCTTCAAGGGTTTTCCTCTCTAAATCCCTCccaataataattttaatttttgtttccaaTTCAGTTAGcatattttccttttggaCCAGTACTTCTTTGAGTCGAATGTTCTCTTCATTCAAGCGATCGCTTAATAACgagtttgaaaaattgcCCTCCTTAATATTACATTGACTTTCTGAATCACTTGTTTGTTGACTGGGTTGCTCAGGAAATATAGTTATGTTTTCTAAGAGACTTTCtattccttgaaaaaatacctctagttttttcaaagaagaaatacgTTTGTAATCTTGTCGCAAAAACAGTGCATCTGAAAAAAGTATCGTTAAGATAGAGGACAGGGTTATATCACAGGAAGGATATAAAAATAACCTATTGTCTTGTTTCGaaatttcttcctttcCGATAAGTTTATCTATTCTGGCAATAAGTGAAAGTGATCTCTCGTAAAGGGAACCAATAAGACATAGGGTATCATTGTCATTGAAATTGCTGTTCGTTCTAAGAAAAGCCAACAGCTTCGGAACAGTTGTTTCCAATATCGGATGAAGTATTTTTAGTATCAAGGTCACATCCTTATCTAGAAActtattatcttctaaaaACTGACAAATGGAAAAGGCGGTTTCCTGTTTAGAAGAAAACTTCCTTTGCAAAAACTCGCTTAGCCACATCGAAATCGGAGCAATATTTACTTTGAAACATTGTAATGTCGTTTCCAGGTGATCGGGAGTATTCTTTATGGTGTAAATATGAAGCGCATAACTGATAGAGCTCAACACTTTTAGAATTATATGGATTTCAATATTCTCCAactttccaaaattttcactttcGATTACTTCGGCTAAATATTGCAATTGAGAGGAAAGAGCCGCCAAATGTGGTTGTGCAAATGGCTCATATATTTggtaaaatttctttagcAATTTATTTTGATATAATTCCTCCTGTAAAGTGTTCACTTTTAGTTCAagactttgaaatttgtgAGATGTTTTGGCTTCAATAGATTCCAATGTTGCTTTTAatcttgaattttcttcgaTATATGTGCCTGCTATctccttttcattttccaatGCAGATTGCAAATTACTTAATT is a genomic window of Saccharomyces cerevisiae S288C chromosome XVI, complete sequence containing:
- the SPT14 gene encoding phosphatidylinositol N-acetylglucosaminyltransferase SPT14 (UDP-glycosyltransferase subunit of the GPI-GnT complex; UDP-GlcNAc-binding and catalytic subunit of the enzyme that mediates the first step in glycosylphosphatidylinositol (GPI) biosynthesis, mutations cause defects in transcription and in biogenesis of cell wall proteins); the encoded protein is MGFNIAMLCDFFYPQLGGVEFHIYHLSQKLIDLGHSVVIITHAYKDRVGVRHLTNGLKVYHVPFFVIFRETTFPTVFSTFPIIRNILLREQIQIVHSHGSASTFAHEGILHANTMGLRTVFTDHSLYGFNNLTSIWVNKLLTFTLTNIDRVICVSNTCKENMIVRTELSPDIISVIPNAVVSEDFKPRDPTGGTKRKQSRDKIVIVVIGRLFPNKGSDLLTRIIPKVCSSHEDVEFIVAGDGPKFIDFQQMIESHRLQKRVQLLGSVPHEKVRDVLCQGDIYLHASLTEAFGTILVEAASCNLLIVTTQVGGIPEVLPNEMTVYAEQTSVSDLVQATNKAINIIRSKALDTSSFHDSVSKMYDWMDVAKRTVEIYTNISSTSSADDKDWMKMVANLYKRDGIWAKHLYLLCGIVEYMLFFLLEWLYPRDEIDLAPKWPKKTVSNETKEARET
- the TRE1 gene encoding Tre1p (Transferrin receptor-like protein; plasma membrane protein that binds Bsd2p and regulates ubiquitination and vacuolar degradation of the metal transporter Smf1p; functionally redundant with Tre2p; TRE1 has a paralog, TRE2, that arose from the whole genome duplication) yields the protein MVNTRGYTTLPNVEEPANNSQDELNSQDFEQAIGMPSEPPVYVEEMGMEEPQAPEAFSEKVQRFRMCFENNVVIPVKKNVVDPLAQMISLASEKFDLFLSKIGNVMVMRRIFYIMMMSIIAALIIASDRLPNGKARGSNGSFSDHDLLLQYARKSIDLSKIERDLEYISSMPHMSGTSGDAAIRHYIKESFDKNGIRLAGEEEFMAYSNYPGNVSLRVYSKDDTEGFDIPLNEENFNPMSHNGQLNNIPVIYANKASLDDMASMQDQGLLNGDFILLVHYGDYVFQQMLTAQEYGAKAIIFISEPYQDNKDVIQMKSVALPQYGTGDALTPEWEGSIRDPIDATEAKCLPKIPSIPISANQGDKILAILSDTGVKFSNNLFSGSLNDCRLDLLVQTAIRERHPVHDIVGKIEGSEQAGRAIVIAAPRNSASYGTMYPSFGTVVLLSLIQLYQEMVYKFDWKPLRNIYFISFGGSEFNEAGATELMEKRTEALKSEIYTIIDVGQIGIWDDSNNLEIQCHPLLVDLFQKNMTSRKFNVKVDNVHQFGDWTPYLAQGIPVAIISSPGVMNREHPIYTVEDKFDFIKDKLRDKKKGEVLSEIMLYLVEKSLELIDDPFIPFSISNYVDFLSTTLKDLQKECPDTVNFDEVFLGTTLWENTKLQFEKWKSEWTELMYGAGTYIEPTIIAINRWSWNYLLSLIGVTQCLEEGLMDRTFYKNVIFGPKLWVDKGDPLRSWTFPEIRDTIAIKDWSSVQVQANTLGTILQNTARYFLENKNLHGINTNEF
- the NIP100 gene encoding Nip100p (Large subunit of the dynactin complex; dynactin is involved in partitioning the mitotic spindle between mother and daughter cells; putative ortholog of mammalian p150(glued)) gives rise to the protein MRNAGVQVDTNMQKISLQDTVLVNEMKGRVKFIGETQFAKGIWYGIELDKPLGKNDGSANGIRYFDIDLKKANSNGGYYGLFCKKDTLQFYKPDDDEHSLLNGNAAQETIKNLQVKCESLASKLNKIKIENHELKTSVEKLSTNETVLLSKISRLDKLVKELKVENGNMKTHLDNFNHLLDASDSVMAPDLDKGTLLERSHLLQGLLDQTKLSYDKAMKVQEDLLEENTQLLEENAVLSKKISDLGLQLQQTNNTIGDLALQIEAQSKSSNIVDKLTNDNILLTSNIKALNNELEELQAKEKLDENLRITYEQLEQELRLQLSNLQSALENEKEIAGTYIEENSRLKATLESIEAKTSHKFQSLELKVNTLQEELYQNKLLKKFYQIYEPFAQPHLAALSSQLQYLAEVIESENFGKLENIEIHIILKVLSSISYALHIYTIKNTPDHLETTLQCFKVNIAPISMWLSEFLQRKFSSKQETAFSICQFLEDNKFLDKDVTLILKILHPILETTVPKLLAFLRTNSNFNDNDTLCLIGSLYERSLSLIARIDKLIGKEEISKQDNRLFLYPSCDITLSSILTILFSDALFLRQDYKRISSLKKLEVFFQGIESLLENITIFPEQPSQQTSDSESQCNIKEGNFSNSLLSDRLNEENIRLKEVLVQKENMLTELETKIKIIIGRDLERKTLEENIKTLKVELNNKNEENCGKTEILNKLKEENFNLVNRLKNMELKLYQIKDNNTLNKIYLDREKVDRVNLVSEIMELRETIRRQIKEQKRVSIDFSWLDELPAVENKQPFKEHINHSLDTLGIEMFNFVSTSRILDLKLDQPLAEDELWHERDHSYISYLKRKRKNIRLKSQNVVTYYK